In Deltaproteobacteria bacterium, a genomic segment contains:
- a CDS encoding DUF3299 domain-containing protein, protein MKSILNRPYFIAGCLFLFILGGAFFYVFSTGKSLKLSGKETEVDWRLLGEMDYITGKSPAELEKLNHKEVKVPGFMVPLEDNSKMVTEFLLVPTPQACIHVPAPPPNQMVYVKMRNSHGAEVPMGPIWVYGELNMVTKKSMYGDASFEILGDRVEAYK, encoded by the coding sequence ATGAAGTCGATATTAAATAGACCTTATTTTATTGCTGGATGTCTTTTTCTTTTTATTTTAGGAGGCGCTTTTTTTTACGTCTTCTCTACAGGTAAATCCTTGAAACTCTCAGGAAAGGAAACAGAAGTTGATTGGCGCCTGCTGGGGGAAATGGATTACATTACGGGTAAATCTCCTGCCGAATTAGAAAAATTAAATCATAAAGAAGTTAAAGTTCCAGGATTTATGGTTCCCTTGGAAGATAATTCTAAAATGGTGACAGAATTTTTATTAGTGCCAACTCCTCAAGCTTGTATTCACGTTCCAGCGCCTCCACCTAACCAAATGGTTTATGTGAAAATGAGAAACAGTCATGGTGCTGAAGTTCCCATGGGGCCGATTTGGGTCTATGGGGAGCTGAATATGGTTACCAAAAAATCTATGTATGGTGACGCCAGTTTTGAAATTCTAGGAGATAGGGTCGAGGCCTACAAATAA
- a CDS encoding nitronate monooxygenase: MTLPSMKIKNYEVNVPIIQGGMGIGLSSYTLAGAVALEGGMGVLSSAGLDRIVSKRHNRKMKAREAAAQDVRDAKFLGKGGAIGMNIMVAVINQYEDSVYGSMDGGVDAIISGAGLPLQLPEIALKHPRAKDVLLIPIVSSGRALDIICKRWSRAGRLPDAVVVEGPLAGGHIAWRNVEEALDPSNKLENLLTDVFAVAKKWGNLPVIAAGGVYSHEDIKMYLDMGCAGVQMGTRFLATYESGANEKYKKLLVTSTEDDIELASKPGSPCGMLFRVLKQSPFYQEALTRGRAPKCDKGYLLNKGNCPSKYENEKTFCICNGLLASIELNVNEKELYTVGSKAYLIDRIMSVKELMYELQGKKLDSHLLDSNHSEVRPQDPSPLIKAGFNFSMNGLAELNFQTI; encoded by the coding sequence ATGACTCTTCCCTCAATGAAAATTAAAAATTATGAAGTGAATGTGCCCATAATCCAAGGTGGTATGGGGATTGGATTGTCAAGCTACACCCTTGCGGGCGCCGTGGCTTTAGAAGGAGGGATGGGAGTCCTTTCGAGTGCTGGTTTAGATCGAATTGTTTCTAAGAGGCATAACAGAAAAATGAAGGCTCGCGAGGCCGCAGCTCAAGATGTCAGAGATGCTAAATTTCTTGGCAAAGGTGGAGCCATCGGCATGAACATCATGGTGGCGGTTATCAATCAGTATGAAGATTCTGTTTATGGAAGCATGGATGGCGGAGTGGATGCTATCATCAGCGGAGCGGGATTGCCCCTTCAGCTGCCTGAAATTGCTTTAAAACACCCACGAGCTAAAGACGTTTTGTTAATTCCTATTGTCTCTTCTGGCAGGGCTTTGGATATTATTTGTAAAAGGTGGAGCCGAGCAGGCCGTCTTCCTGATGCCGTAGTGGTGGAGGGGCCTTTAGCTGGTGGACATATTGCCTGGAGAAACGTGGAAGAGGCGTTGGATCCTTCGAATAAGTTAGAAAATTTATTAACAGACGTCTTTGCGGTGGCTAAAAAATGGGGAAATTTGCCCGTCATCGCAGCGGGTGGAGTTTACAGTCATGAAGACATAAAAATGTATTTAGATATGGGTTGTGCCGGCGTGCAAATGGGAACTCGTTTTCTAGCAACCTATGAATCCGGAGCCAATGAGAAATACAAGAAGCTGCTTGTGACTTCGACCGAAGATGATATTGAGCTGGCTTCAAAGCCAGGATCTCCCTGTGGGATGTTGTTTAGGGTCTTGAAACAATCACCATTTTATCAAGAGGCTTTAACGAGGGGCAGGGCTCCTAAGTGTGATAAAGGTTATTTATTAAATAAAGGGAATTGTCCTTCTAAATATGAAAATGAAAAAACCTTTTGTATTTGTAATGGGCTGCTGGCCTCAATTGAATTAAATGTGAATGAAAAGGAACTTTACACGGTTGGCAGCAAGGCCTATCTGATCGATAGAATCATGTCAGTGAAGGAACTTATGTACGAACTTCAAGGGAAAAAACTAGATAGCCATTTATTAGATTCAAATCATTCTGAGGTGCGTCCGCAGGATCCTAGTCCTTTGATCAAGGCCGGTTTTAATTTTAGCATGAATGGACTGGCTGAATTAAATTTTCAAACTATTTAA
- a CDS encoding histidine--tRNA ligase gives MQKVRGTQDWFEKESFYFRSMEEQFFKKALAYGFGEIKTPLFEHSEVFHRTLGESSDVIAKETYTFNDRSNESLTLRPEGTAGIARSFISEGLAQKIPLKFYYCGPMFRYERPQKGRFRQFHQMGIEVLGIDSPSMDIECLQLGYDLLKIIGVEQKCVLKLNTLGDPESRAAYKEKLVSYYSQFKQDLSKDSQTRLVKNPLRILDSKDEKDIEINQMAPKLLESLNESSKKYFDTLISLLEKVNLAYQIDNSLVRGLDYYGHTVFEFVTQELGAQGTVLAGGRYDGLISLMGGPKTPGVGWAAGVERLIDLANKELLSEQRTLISLIAADETGEPEVLKLAARIRNFATHTFSTHIKLTTEIIYGGNVGKKMKKAASKNSDFALVIGSTEIENKILSVKNMKTGESFQIPFELDSLMKVLGSN, from the coding sequence ATGCAAAAAGTTAGAGGCACTCAAGATTGGTTTGAAAAGGAAAGCTTTTATTTTCGCTCCATGGAGGAACAATTTTTTAAAAAAGCTCTTGCTTATGGCTTTGGTGAAATTAAAACGCCTCTGTTTGAACACTCTGAAGTTTTCCACCGCACTCTGGGCGAAAGCTCCGATGTGATTGCAAAGGAAACTTATACCTTTAATGACCGATCCAATGAGTCCCTGACTCTGAGACCCGAAGGAACGGCTGGGATTGCTCGTTCTTTTATTTCTGAAGGCTTAGCCCAAAAAATTCCACTTAAATTTTATTACTGCGGGCCCATGTTTCGTTATGAGCGACCACAAAAAGGAAGATTCAGACAGTTTCACCAAATGGGCATTGAAGTTTTAGGAATTGATTCGCCAAGCATGGATATTGAGTGTTTACAATTAGGATATGATTTACTCAAAATTATTGGTGTCGAACAAAAATGTGTTTTAAAATTAAACACCCTTGGTGACCCAGAATCTCGAGCTGCTTATAAAGAAAAGTTGGTCTCGTACTACTCTCAGTTTAAACAGGATTTATCCAAAGACTCACAGACTCGCTTAGTCAAGAATCCCTTGCGCATTCTAGACAGCAAAGATGAAAAGGATATTGAAATAAATCAAATGGCACCCAAACTCCTTGAATCTCTGAATGAAAGTTCAAAAAAATATTTTGATACCTTAATCTCCTTATTGGAAAAAGTAAACTTAGCTTACCAAATCGATAACAGCCTCGTTCGCGGGCTGGATTATTATGGCCACACGGTTTTCGAGTTTGTCACTCAAGAGCTCGGAGCCCAAGGCACTGTCCTGGCCGGTGGTCGCTATGATGGACTTATCAGTTTGATGGGAGGACCGAAAACCCCCGGCGTTGGATGGGCTGCGGGGGTGGAGCGACTCATTGATCTTGCTAACAAGGAACTTCTTTCAGAACAAAGAACTCTTATTTCCTTGATAGCCGCCGACGAGACAGGAGAACCCGAGGTTCTTAAATTAGCTGCAAGAATCAGAAATTTTGCAACTCACACTTTTTCAACTCATATTAAACTAACGACTGAAATTATTTATGGTGGCAATGTAGGAAAGAAGATGAAAAAGGCAGCCAGTAAAAATTCTGATTTTGCCCTTGTTATTGGCAGCACTGAAATTGAAAATAAAATTTTATCGGTCAAGAATATGAAAACGGGAGAATCATTTCAAATACCCTTTGAATTGGACTCACTTATGAAAGTACTGGGTTCAAATTGA
- a CDS encoding HAMP domain-containing protein: protein MKIPISIKLIIITSLLLIGVTVPVSIKTSSITKEKLVDAQQDNNIELAKGKSREIDHIFSGLKDKISLNGRLLLSLKETEEMLSTQASNANAMQNYNNLKRDIDNNFNLDSFILGIEAYKFENSMATKLNAKYKAKTEANMVYNEQAVKYFRKYYPIYYTKIVEGKGNMILLNSSIKGYEPVLTIGLPLIRDAANKITHVVIADISLSVLQKTVSENGTTSSFFITDANGITLADVDETKVINKVNISDQDIVSYAKESIMANGMKYIKDKKTRKAFYAAFSKTSFGPIVFAQLDENVILAVIDELNLNIIRIVGYFLSGTLFLIFLFSMSLTQPLEKLTSLIRLVSKGNFNVKAALQINSFLKDEVRELAVAFDQMTEGLKERDKVKNLFNKFHGSSITEDLMKKDVSIGGQSKEVIVFFSDIRGFTAFSEKKKPEEVVKMLNEYFAVMVKIINSHGGIVDKFIGDAIMAVWGVPKSSNKDAHNAVKACLEMRKALAELNDKRLARSESPIQIGMGLHYGSAISGTIGSEERMEYTIIGNTVNTGSRIESSTKAFGSDLLVSDTVIEKVGSDFLAEYAGSAEVKGRSEPLKLHKIRGFKKPDGEYEVIVTPYSDYEPEAADKVKIAA from the coding sequence ATGAAAATACCTATCTCGATAAAACTGATCATTATCACGAGTCTTCTTCTTATTGGCGTCACCGTTCCCGTCTCCATAAAGACTTCAAGCATTACCAAAGAGAAACTCGTCGATGCTCAACAAGACAACAATATAGAGTTGGCCAAAGGTAAATCGCGAGAAATTGATCATATTTTCTCTGGATTAAAAGATAAAATTTCCCTCAATGGCCGATTACTCTTGAGTTTAAAAGAAACTGAAGAAATGCTCTCAACACAAGCATCGAACGCGAACGCGATGCAAAACTATAATAACTTAAAAAGAGATATCGATAACAATTTTAACTTAGACAGCTTTATTTTAGGTATCGAAGCTTATAAATTCGAGAATTCCATGGCTACTAAATTAAATGCCAAATACAAAGCGAAAACAGAAGCCAACATGGTCTACAATGAACAAGCGGTAAAGTATTTCAGAAAATATTATCCTATTTATTATACTAAGATCGTTGAAGGTAAAGGAAATATGATCTTGTTAAATAGTTCGATAAAAGGGTATGAACCTGTTTTAACCATTGGCTTACCCCTGATCAGGGACGCCGCCAATAAAATTACCCATGTTGTTATTGCAGATATTTCCCTTTCTGTTTTACAAAAAACTGTTTCTGAAAACGGCACCACCAGTTCTTTTTTTATTACCGATGCCAATGGGATTACCTTGGCTGACGTAGATGAAACCAAAGTCATTAATAAAGTTAATATTTCAGATCAAGATATTGTCTCTTATGCTAAGGAAAGCATCATGGCTAATGGGATGAAATATATTAAAGACAAGAAAACGCGTAAAGCTTTTTATGCGGCATTTTCAAAAACATCTTTCGGCCCCATTGTCTTTGCTCAGCTAGATGAAAATGTGATCTTGGCAGTTATCGACGAACTCAATTTAAATATTATTCGTATTGTTGGGTATTTTTTATCTGGAACTCTGTTTTTAATTTTTCTTTTTTCGATGTCTCTAACTCAGCCCCTCGAAAAATTAACAAGTCTAATCCGACTGGTTTCCAAAGGAAACTTCAATGTCAAGGCGGCTCTGCAAATCAACTCATTTTTAAAAGACGAAGTCCGAGAGCTCGCCGTGGCTTTTGATCAAATGACGGAAGGGTTAAAAGAAAGAGATAAGGTAAAAAATCTTTTCAATAAATTCCATGGCTCAAGCATCACTGAAGATTTAATGAAAAAAGATGTCAGTATAGGTGGACAGAGCAAAGAAGTGATTGTTTTTTTTAGCGATATCCGTGGCTTCACTGCCTTTTCTGAGAAGAAAAAACCTGAAGAAGTGGTTAAGATGCTTAATGAATACTTCGCTGTGATGGTTAAAATTATCAACTCCCATGGTGGCATTGTTGATAAATTTATTGGCGATGCGATCATGGCCGTTTGGGGTGTTCCTAAATCCTCAAACAAAGACGCTCACAATGCGGTAAAAGCTTGTCTTGAAATGCGCAAGGCCCTTGCCGAGCTCAATGATAAAAGGCTCGCACGAAGTGAGTCTCCCATTCAAATTGGAATGGGACTTCATTATGGATCTGCCATCTCTGGCACCATTGGCTCGGAAGAAAGAATGGAGTACACCATTATTGGAAACACGGTGAATACGGGATCGCGAATTGAATCTTCCACAAAGGCGTTTGGCTCCGATTTACTTGTGAGTGATACCGTTATCGAAAAAGTTGGGAGCGATTTTCTAGCCGAGTATGCCGGTTCCGCTGAAGTCAAAGGTCGTTCTGAACCACTGAAGCTTCATAAGATCAGAGGATTTAAAAAACCAGATGGTGAGTATGAAGTTATTGTCACCCCCTATTCAGATTATGAACCAGAAGCTGCAGATAAAGTTAAAATAGCGGCTTAA
- a CDS encoding FecR domain-containing protein, whose translation MIRRLFWAFFLSGSCFLATFLWLQAQEKRTTVSEKERIAQVTYITEDARKKIPQSLQWLPISNGDTLFDGDSIRTSDKSEVKISFTDGRSILVDSGSTIVIQKNKDEISLDLVEGSLFVDAKKENVPTRDSLENKAKTKNEIVFKSEKNRFVLDGSKSILSKSKGQQAQVNILEGQGKFNDSSGKMKELNKGQSVTLTNQGAQNNIEIKILSPNLTKDSDQMSQIYYINPEGDSTVTFKWRGFPKNHEITLLTGKSKKELTETEILPANTDHVNTLLKLGTHYWQLVSKDPKTKTKVHSSNVYKLEILSRYPAILFAPENNKLFENELMPLSVLLQWQKPESSKSVHLELGTHSQMLPQFLILKNINVSQTQEYTAKDLKEGDYYWRLSTKYPDSDIPFQTKIQKFTVKKTIKEPPKPPPLLSWIKTPEKQFYLNQPHIELNWETQSRKEEILSWNIQVLGAENEKIITQRIPSTGTQLSSFKSNLSSPGKFSISIEALDKNGLVLGTLPTRQIEVNEFPLPKAPIFNNVDYKRNTKTNKVFFENGILQLKWNFQSLVKEYEVELNSSLDSENQKLVLDKNLLDYKGKSGTGLTPGQYQIKITPIDQHNRRGPSSESFDFEVPKFTTMSAPKLKNLNIKQNSE comes from the coding sequence ATGATTCGAAGACTATTTTGGGCATTTTTTCTTTCAGGAAGTTGTTTCCTAGCAACATTTTTATGGTTGCAAGCTCAAGAGAAAAGAACCACTGTTTCTGAAAAAGAGAGAATTGCCCAAGTAACGTATATCACTGAAGATGCCAGAAAAAAAATCCCACAAAGCCTCCAATGGCTTCCTATTTCCAATGGGGATACCCTTTTCGATGGAGACTCTATCCGAACCTCTGATAAAAGTGAAGTGAAAATTAGCTTTACTGACGGACGTTCTATCCTTGTAGATTCAGGGTCTACGATCGTCATCCAAAAAAATAAGGATGAAATTTCACTTGATTTAGTGGAAGGGTCTCTCTTTGTTGATGCTAAAAAAGAAAATGTACCCACACGTGATTCTCTTGAAAACAAAGCAAAAACAAAAAATGAAATTGTTTTCAAATCTGAAAAGAACCGCTTTGTCCTGGATGGATCTAAATCTATTTTGTCAAAAAGCAAAGGACAACAGGCCCAAGTGAATATCCTTGAAGGCCAGGGCAAATTCAACGACTCCTCTGGAAAAATGAAAGAACTAAATAAAGGCCAGTCCGTCACTCTCACAAATCAAGGCGCCCAAAACAATATTGAAATTAAAATATTATCTCCGAATTTAACAAAAGATTCGGATCAAATGTCACAGATTTACTACATTAATCCTGAAGGAGATTCGACGGTTACTTTTAAATGGAGAGGTTTTCCCAAAAATCATGAGATCACATTGTTAACTGGAAAATCAAAAAAAGAACTGACGGAAACAGAGATCCTCCCTGCAAACACAGACCATGTAAATACACTCTTAAAATTAGGGACTCATTACTGGCAACTTGTTTCGAAAGACCCAAAAACAAAAACCAAGGTCCATTCTTCCAATGTTTATAAACTAGAAATTTTAAGCCGGTACCCAGCCATCCTGTTTGCTCCAGAAAATAATAAACTCTTTGAAAATGAACTCATGCCTCTTTCTGTTCTTTTGCAATGGCAAAAACCAGAGTCTTCAAAAAGCGTTCATTTGGAACTAGGAACGCATTCCCAAATGCTTCCTCAATTTTTGATACTAAAAAATATCAATGTCAGTCAAACTCAGGAGTACACCGCCAAAGATCTTAAAGAAGGAGATTATTATTGGCGGTTATCGACAAAATATCCAGATTCAGATATTCCCTTTCAAACAAAAATTCAAAAATTTACTGTTAAAAAAACAATCAAGGAACCTCCCAAGCCCCCACCTCTCTTGTCTTGGATCAAAACTCCGGAAAAGCAATTTTACCTCAATCAACCCCATATTGAATTAAATTGGGAAACTCAATCCAGGAAAGAGGAAATCCTCTCATGGAATATTCAAGTTTTAGGCGCAGAAAACGAGAAAATCATCACGCAAAGAATTCCATCAACGGGAACTCAATTAAGCTCATTTAAATCCAACCTCAGCTCTCCAGGAAAGTTTTCAATATCTATTGAGGCTCTTGATAAAAATGGACTTGTATTGGGAACACTTCCCACGAGACAGATCGAAGTCAATGAATTCCCATTGCCGAAGGCTCCCATTTTTAACAATGTAGATTATAAACGAAATACAAAAACAAATAAGGTGTTTTTTGAAAATGGAATTTTACAATTGAAATGGAATTTTCAAAGCCTCGTCAAAGAGTATGAGGTTGAATTAAATAGCTCTCTTGATTCGGAAAATCAAAAGCTCGTCCTTGATAAAAACTTACTTGATTACAAAGGGAAATCCGGTACCGGGCTCACTCCTGGACAATACCAAATAAAAATCACACCCATTGATCAACACAACCGCCGTGGGCCTTCCAGTGAAAGTTTCGATTTTGAAGTGCCTAAATTTACGACGATGTCCGCACCCAAACTGAAAAATTTAAACATTAAGCAAAATTCGGAGTGA